A DNA window from Micromonospora inyonensis contains the following coding sequences:
- a CDS encoding FAD-binding oxidoreductase, giving the protein MKRRRTGRMGAELVFPCSRAMRSAAGCFPWPGEDAGAVDGHLPAAIVQEGGLHLPPTGIDRLLGGLPDGYPGPRSPEAVARRLRHQFDGRLHLPGAVGYDAGRLAWRRDLDQQPLLVAEVADAADVARAVITAREFDVPVGVQATGHGTVRPTDDGVLLNLSRMTYVDIDPVRATARVGGGARWGDVVAAAARFGLAPISGSSSALGVAGYTLGGGVGWLSRRHGFAADSLLRAEVVTAAGTRLVAGPDDDVDLWWALRGGGGNFGVVTELLLRLYPVGEVFGGVAYFPGERAGAILACHRDHAADLPDELTTALTLLRLPDGPAVPGPLRGRTVVALRVCHTGPVARGRRALAPLLAVAGPPLLGGYGPMTWPQTSALDDPQPGPQIVREHTDLFRAMSDELIDVLLAEIGGSGASRSPISVIELRHVGGALARPSAEGGPSGHRDATYALIAVAPRLHAAQLSVARGHMAAFARRLRPYATRGVLLNFLSDPSRTMAAYRPADLGRLAALKRIYDPENIFHRNHNIPPGP; this is encoded by the coding sequence ATGAAGCGACGCAGGACCGGCCGAATGGGGGCGGAACTCGTGTTCCCCTGCAGCCGTGCCATGCGCTCCGCCGCAGGGTGCTTCCCGTGGCCCGGGGAGGACGCGGGGGCGGTCGACGGGCACCTTCCGGCCGCGATCGTCCAGGAAGGCGGACTCCACCTGCCGCCGACCGGGATCGACCGGTTGCTCGGCGGCCTGCCGGACGGCTACCCCGGCCCCCGCAGTCCGGAGGCCGTCGCCCGGCGGCTGCGCCACCAGTTCGACGGCCGTCTCCACCTGCCCGGCGCGGTCGGTTACGACGCCGGTCGGTTGGCCTGGCGGCGGGACCTCGACCAGCAGCCGCTCCTGGTCGCCGAGGTGGCCGACGCTGCCGACGTGGCGCGGGCCGTCATCACCGCGCGCGAGTTCGACGTACCGGTCGGCGTGCAGGCCACCGGACACGGCACGGTGCGCCCCACCGACGACGGCGTGCTGCTCAACCTGTCCCGGATGACGTACGTCGACATCGACCCGGTCCGGGCCACCGCCCGGGTCGGCGGCGGTGCCCGGTGGGGGGACGTGGTGGCTGCCGCCGCCCGGTTCGGACTGGCCCCCATCTCCGGCTCCTCGTCCGCGCTGGGGGTCGCCGGCTACACCCTGGGCGGCGGGGTCGGCTGGCTGTCCCGCCGGCACGGGTTCGCCGCCGACAGCCTGCTCCGCGCCGAGGTGGTGACCGCCGCCGGCACCCGACTGGTCGCCGGCCCGGACGACGACGTCGACCTGTGGTGGGCGTTGCGCGGCGGTGGCGGCAACTTCGGCGTCGTCACCGAACTCCTGCTCCGCCTCTACCCGGTCGGTGAGGTCTTCGGTGGGGTGGCGTACTTCCCGGGGGAACGGGCCGGCGCGATCCTCGCCTGCCACCGGGACCACGCCGCCGACCTGCCCGACGAGCTGACCACCGCGCTCACCCTGCTGCGGCTGCCGGACGGGCCGGCTGTTCCGGGGCCACTGCGCGGACGAACGGTGGTGGCGCTGCGTGTCTGCCACACCGGTCCGGTGGCCCGGGGGCGGCGGGCACTGGCCCCCCTGCTGGCCGTGGCTGGCCCACCCCTGCTCGGCGGGTACGGACCGATGACCTGGCCGCAGACCTCCGCCCTGGACGACCCGCAACCCGGACCGCAGATCGTCCGGGAACACACCGACCTGTTCCGGGCGATGAGTGACGAACTGATCGACGTGCTGCTCGCCGAGATCGGCGGTTCGGGGGCGAGCCGCTCTCCGATCTCGGTCATCGAGCTGCGGCACGTGGGCGGGGCGTTGGCCCGGCCGTCGGCCGAGGGCGGACCGTCCGGCCACCGGGACGCGACGTACGCGCTGATCGCGGTCGCACCTCGGCTGCACGCCGCCCAACTGTCCGTCGCGCGGGGGCACATGGCGGCCTTCGCCCGCCGGCTGCGTCCGTACGCCACCCGCGGGGTACTGCTCAACTTCCTCAGCGACCCGAGCCGGACCATGGCGGCGTACCGACCGGCCGACCTGGGGCGGCTGGCCGCCCTCAAGCGGATCTACGACCCGGAGAACATCTTCCACCGCAACCACAACATCCCGCCGGGCCCCTGA
- a CDS encoding amino acid permease, translating to MPASPTPPPVTPGHPGHLPVALTRGGRGVPGVLVFTLSAAAPLTVVAGVVPIAYAVTGADALGAAVLAIAVVLGLFSVGYLAMSRRMTHVGAFHAYVARGLGRPAGAGAAWAALIVRNLLQIGLYGLVGAATAPVLGRWFGGPPAWWLMALAAWALVAVLGVTGVTVDRTVLAVLLLAEVAVLVVFDLGHLRHAAGTVDLATFSPAHLATPGGGALLVVAAVGFVGFESAVLLREESRGTGTVPVATYLAVGLVGALLAFSAWTLTVATGPDRVAAVAGERGVDLLFTLAGDHLGEGAVGIGRMLLVASALAALVSLHHSTARYAFALGRERLLPAPFGEASPRTGSPRWASVAQSVLAFLVIAGCASAGVEPVRHFFYGATVTGALGTLLLTTATSCAVLAFFARGVTEEHLWRRTVAPGLATVALVTVVVLALADVAVLLGVEPGSPLRWAVPAVFPSAAVAGTLWAVLLRSRRSRAYARIGLGPESAAADLPPAGG from the coding sequence ATGCCCGCCTCGCCGACACCGCCGCCCGTGACTCCGGGCCACCCCGGTCATCTCCCGGTGGCGCTGACCCGGGGCGGACGCGGGGTGCCCGGGGTGCTGGTCTTCACGCTCTCCGCGGCGGCACCCCTGACCGTGGTGGCCGGAGTGGTCCCCATCGCGTACGCGGTGACCGGGGCGGACGCCCTCGGCGCGGCCGTCCTCGCGATCGCGGTGGTGCTCGGCCTCTTCTCGGTGGGTTACCTGGCGATGTCCCGCCGGATGACCCACGTCGGCGCGTTCCACGCGTACGTCGCCCGGGGCCTCGGCCGCCCGGCCGGGGCCGGTGCCGCCTGGGCCGCCCTGATCGTGCGCAACCTCCTGCAGATCGGGCTCTACGGACTGGTCGGTGCGGCCACCGCCCCGGTGCTCGGTCGGTGGTTCGGCGGCCCGCCGGCCTGGTGGTTGATGGCCCTGGCCGCCTGGGCGCTGGTCGCCGTGCTGGGCGTGACCGGGGTGACCGTCGACCGGACCGTCCTGGCCGTCCTGCTGCTGGCCGAGGTCGCGGTACTGGTCGTGTTCGACCTCGGGCACCTGCGGCACGCCGCCGGCACTGTCGACCTGGCCACTTTCTCCCCGGCCCACCTGGCGACCCCCGGGGGCGGGGCGCTGCTCGTCGTCGCCGCCGTCGGCTTCGTCGGTTTCGAGTCCGCCGTGCTGCTGAGGGAGGAGAGCCGTGGGACCGGTACGGTGCCCGTCGCCACGTACCTCGCGGTCGGGCTCGTCGGTGCGCTCCTGGCGTTCTCCGCCTGGACGCTGACCGTGGCCACCGGGCCGGACCGGGTCGCGGCGGTCGCCGGGGAGCGCGGTGTCGACCTGCTGTTCACCCTGGCCGGCGACCACCTCGGGGAGGGCGCGGTGGGAATCGGTCGGATGCTGCTGGTCGCCTCCGCGCTGGCCGCCCTGGTGTCGCTGCACCACAGCACCGCCCGGTACGCCTTCGCCCTGGGGCGGGAGCGGTTGCTCCCCGCGCCGTTCGGCGAGGCCTCGCCCCGGACCGGGTCGCCACGGTGGGCGTCGGTCGCGCAGAGCGTCCTCGCGTTCCTGGTGATCGCCGGGTGCGCGTCGGCAGGGGTGGAGCCGGTGCGCCACTTCTTCTACGGGGCCACCGTGACCGGCGCCCTGGGAACGCTGCTGCTGACCACGGCGACCTCGTGCGCGGTGCTTGCCTTCTTCGCCCGGGGGGTCACCGAGGAGCACCTCTGGCGGCGGACGGTCGCCCCCGGCCTGGCCACTGTCGCCCTGGTGACGGTCGTCGTGCTGGCGCTGGCCGACGTAGCCGTGCTCCTCGGGGTCGAGCCGGGCTCTCCGCTGCGCTGGGCGGTGCCGGCGGTCTTTCCGTCGGCGGCGGTGGCGGGCACCCTCTGGGCGGTGCTGCTGCGCTCGCGCCGGTCCCGGGCCTACGCGCGGATCGGCCTCGGCCCGGAGAGCGCCGCCGCCGACCTGCCGCCGGCTGGCGGATAG
- a CDS encoding phospholipase D family protein: MTVREWFLTTGERANQVSGLPVWTDGNLAEPLIHGAAYFDRLVEEVEALGTGDHLFFTDWRGDPDERMRPDGPTVAQLFAQAAQRGVVVKGLVWRSHLDVLAYSEKENRSLSEAISAAGGEVLLDQRVRRGGSHHQKLVVLRHPGRPERDVAFVGGIDLCHSRRDDAAHRGDPQGVQMSARYGPRPPWHDVQLAVRGPVVGALDTVFRERWTDPMPLDSENPLAYLRDRLRRADLRPDPLPAQPPDPAPCGPHHVQVLRTYPAVRPRYSFAPDGERTVARGYTKAIRRARRLIYLEDQYLWSREIAELFAEALRANPDLHLIAVVPRYPDVDGRLALPPNTVGREQALSLCEEAAADRVHVFDVENHEGSPVYVHAKVCVVDDVWASVGSDNFNRRSWTHDSELSCAVLDGTRDERAPADPAGLGDGARHFARELRLRLLREHLDRPEDGSGDTDLLDPADTVVAVNAAADALQRWYASGRVGPRPPGRLRPHRPERLPWYTRLWALPAYRLVYDPDGRPLRARIAGTW; this comes from the coding sequence GTGACCGTGCGGGAGTGGTTCCTGACCACGGGGGAACGCGCCAACCAGGTCTCAGGGTTACCCGTCTGGACCGACGGAAACCTTGCCGAGCCGTTGATTCACGGTGCGGCGTACTTCGATCGGCTGGTCGAGGAGGTCGAGGCGCTCGGGACCGGCGACCACCTCTTCTTCACGGACTGGCGGGGCGATCCGGACGAGCGGATGCGGCCGGACGGCCCCACGGTGGCCCAGCTCTTCGCCCAGGCCGCACAGCGGGGCGTGGTGGTCAAGGGCCTCGTCTGGCGCTCCCACCTCGACGTGCTGGCCTACAGCGAGAAGGAGAACCGCAGCCTCAGCGAGGCGATCTCCGCCGCCGGGGGTGAGGTGCTCCTCGACCAGCGGGTCCGCCGGGGCGGGTCGCACCACCAGAAACTGGTGGTGCTGCGTCACCCGGGTCGACCGGAGCGCGACGTGGCGTTCGTCGGGGGGATCGACCTCTGCCACAGCCGCCGGGACGACGCCGCGCACCGCGGCGACCCGCAGGGGGTCCAGATGTCGGCCCGCTACGGTCCGCGTCCGCCCTGGCACGACGTGCAGCTGGCGGTGCGGGGGCCGGTGGTCGGCGCGCTGGACACCGTCTTCCGCGAACGCTGGACCGACCCGATGCCGCTGGACTCGGAGAACCCGCTGGCCTATCTGCGGGACCGGCTGCGCCGGGCCGACCTGCGCCCGGATCCGCTGCCCGCCCAGCCCCCGGACCCGGCCCCCTGCGGTCCGCACCACGTGCAGGTGCTGCGCACCTATCCCGCGGTACGCCCCCGTTACTCCTTCGCCCCCGACGGCGAACGCACGGTGGCCCGCGGCTACACCAAGGCGATACGCCGGGCTCGCCGACTGATCTACCTGGAGGACCAGTACCTCTGGTCGAGGGAGATCGCCGAGCTGTTCGCGGAAGCGCTGCGGGCCAACCCCGACCTGCACCTGATCGCCGTGGTTCCCCGCTACCCGGACGTGGACGGACGACTGGCGCTGCCACCCAACACGGTCGGGCGGGAACAGGCGCTGTCGCTCTGCGAGGAGGCCGCCGCCGACCGGGTGCACGTCTTCGACGTGGAGAACCACGAGGGCAGCCCGGTCTACGTGCACGCCAAGGTGTGCGTGGTCGACGACGTGTGGGCCAGCGTGGGCAGCGACAACTTCAACCGCCGTTCCTGGACCCACGACAGCGAACTCTCCTGTGCCGTGCTGGACGGGACCCGGGACGAACGTGCCCCGGCCGACCCGGCCGGCCTCGGCGACGGGGCCCGCCACTTCGCCCGGGAACTGCGGCTGCGTCTGCTGCGCGAGCACCTGGACCGGCCCGAGGACGGCAGCGGCGACACCGACCTGTTGGACCCGGCGGACACGGTGGTCGCGGTCAACGCCGCCGCCGACGCGCTCCAGCGGTGGTACGCCTCGGGCCGGGTCGGCCCCCGGCCGCCGGGACGGCTCCGGCCGCACCGGCCGGAGCGGCTGCCCTGGTACACCCGGCTCTGGGCGCTGCCGGCGTACCGACTGGTCTACGACCCGGACGGCCGTCCGCTGCGAGCCCGCATCGCCGGAACCTGGTAA
- a CDS encoding MMPL family transporter — MTRSTAAVTPTRRPSVFERLGGWAYRRRWIAVALWVLVLAGVTVAAQAVGSDYRNDFSLPGTDSQKSLDLLEERAPVQSGESIQIVLEREAGLRDPATQGRVEGMLAKVKTLPHVAGVQSPYEGFGISEQGTIGYATVALDGQSAEVPADDVRKIIDTADAAEGEGLRVELGGAPVRAAQEGGGGGAEFAGMLAALVIMVILFGSIVAASLPLVIAIFAVGSAIGLIGLASHVATIADFTAPLMMLVGLGVGIDYALLIFSRYRSELLKGVPRRQAAINAQDTAGRTVFFAGCTVILALIGLMVLGLGSLQGVAVAVAMTVLVTMLSSLTLLPALLSIVGGRIEKGVQKRLAKGKATEGTQWRRWVTWVQKYRWLNALVPLGILVALAVPVINMNLGFADAGNDPESTHSRQAYDLLAEGFGPGFNGPLIVLADGSPEDATRAQAAIAATEGVATAVPPNTIGENLSLIIVLPDSKPQDQETMDLVDRLRETVLPPVAEETGATYLIGGSTAATVDFSEAVAAKMPIFVLVVVGLSTLLLILVFRSLLIPLVAAVLNVLSVGVALGIMTLVFQDGRLGVEQGPIEAYVPVMIFAVAFGLSMDYQVFLLSRMHEEWERSKDPTEAVREGIATTGKVVTAAGAIMVVVFAAFMLSPTRMLQQFGLGLAVAILADALLIGCLILPAVMQIFGRKAWWLPRFLQRVLPRVALEHSGAAHQEVREEVREEEREDVRV; from the coding sequence ATGACCAGATCAACCGCCGCGGTCACGCCGACACGGCGCCCGAGTGTCTTCGAACGGCTGGGCGGCTGGGCGTACCGGCGTCGCTGGATCGCTGTGGCGCTCTGGGTGCTCGTGCTGGCCGGCGTCACCGTCGCCGCCCAGGCCGTCGGCAGTGACTACCGCAACGACTTCTCCCTGCCGGGCACCGATTCCCAGAAGTCCCTCGACCTGCTCGAGGAGCGGGCCCCGGTGCAGTCCGGGGAGTCGATCCAGATCGTCCTGGAGCGCGAGGCCGGCCTGCGTGACCCGGCCACCCAGGGGCGGGTGGAGGGGATGCTCGCCAAGGTCAAGACCCTGCCCCACGTCGCCGGCGTACAGAGCCCGTACGAGGGATTCGGCATCTCGGAGCAGGGCACCATCGGTTACGCCACCGTCGCGCTGGACGGCCAGTCCGCCGAGGTGCCGGCCGACGACGTCCGAAAGATCATTGACACCGCCGACGCAGCCGAGGGCGAAGGGCTCCGGGTCGAACTCGGTGGGGCGCCGGTCCGCGCGGCACAGGAGGGCGGCGGTGGCGGTGCCGAGTTCGCCGGCATGCTCGCCGCGCTCGTCATCATGGTGATCCTGTTCGGCTCGATCGTGGCGGCCAGCCTTCCGCTGGTCATCGCCATCTTCGCCGTGGGTTCCGCGATCGGCCTGATCGGGCTGGCCTCGCACGTCGCGACCATCGCCGACTTCACCGCGCCGCTGATGATGCTGGTCGGCCTGGGCGTCGGTATCGACTACGCGCTGCTGATCTTCTCCCGGTACCGCTCGGAGCTGCTCAAGGGTGTTCCGCGGCGGCAGGCCGCGATCAACGCCCAGGACACCGCCGGCCGGACGGTCTTCTTCGCCGGCTGCACGGTCATCCTGGCCCTGATCGGCCTGATGGTGCTCGGTCTCGGCTCCCTCCAGGGTGTCGCGGTGGCCGTCGCGATGACCGTCCTGGTCACCATGCTCTCCTCGCTCACCCTGCTCCCCGCACTGCTGTCCATCGTGGGTGGCCGGATCGAGAAGGGCGTGCAGAAGCGGCTGGCCAAGGGCAAGGCGACCGAGGGCACGCAGTGGCGTCGCTGGGTGACCTGGGTGCAGAAGTACCGCTGGTTGAACGCGCTGGTGCCGCTGGGCATCCTGGTGGCCCTCGCCGTTCCGGTGATCAACATGAACCTGGGCTTCGCCGACGCGGGCAACGACCCGGAGTCGACCCACAGCCGCCAGGCGTACGACCTGCTGGCCGAGGGCTTCGGGCCGGGCTTCAACGGGCCGCTGATCGTCCTGGCCGACGGCAGCCCGGAGGACGCGACCCGGGCCCAGGCCGCCATCGCCGCGACCGAGGGCGTGGCCACCGCCGTCCCGCCGAACACGATCGGCGAGAACCTGTCGCTGATCATCGTGCTGCCCGACTCGAAGCCGCAGGACCAGGAGACCATGGACCTGGTCGACCGGCTGCGGGAGACCGTCCTGCCGCCGGTGGCGGAGGAGACCGGTGCCACGTACCTGATCGGTGGCAGCACGGCCGCCACGGTCGACTTCTCCGAGGCGGTGGCCGCGAAGATGCCGATCTTCGTGCTGGTCGTGGTCGGTCTCTCCACGCTCCTGCTCATCCTGGTCTTCCGGTCGCTGCTGATCCCGCTCGTCGCCGCGGTGCTCAACGTCCTCAGCGTGGGCGTGGCGCTGGGCATCATGACCCTGGTCTTCCAGGACGGGCGGCTCGGCGTCGAGCAGGGTCCGATCGAGGCGTACGTGCCGGTCATGATCTTCGCGGTGGCGTTCGGTCTCTCCATGGACTACCAGGTCTTCCTCCTCTCCCGCATGCACGAGGAGTGGGAGCGGAGCAAGGACCCGACGGAGGCGGTCCGCGAGGGTATCGCGACCACCGGGAAGGTGGTGACCGCAGCCGGCGCGATCATGGTGGTGGTCTTCGCCGCCTTCATGCTCAGCCCGACCCGCATGCTCCAGCAGTTCGGGCTCGGACTGGCAGTCGCGATCCTCGCCGACGCGCTGCTCATCGGCTGTCTGATCCTGCCCGCCGTGATGCAGATCTTCGGCCGGAAGGCATGGTGGCTGCCCCGCTTCCTGCAGCGGGTGCTGCCCCGGGTCGCCCTCGAGCACAGCGGTGCCGCCCACCAGGAGGTCCGTGAGGAGGTCCGTGAGGAGGAACGGGAGGACGTCAGGGTCTGA
- a CDS encoding multicopper oxidase family protein, with protein sequence MRPLRRVLIAATVAVVLLCAAGVAGVVWTFNSRTVSTAGSVEFVHALPVPPLAPSTVDGEGRRVFELRARAGRHDFGDRTADTWGFNGAYLGPTLRASRGEQVLVNVHNELDEETTVHWHGMHLPARMDGGPHQMVPAGTSWHPTWTVDQPAATLWYHPHPHGETARHVYRGLAGMFIVDDPATSVAQLPNRYGVDDVPVIVQDKRFSGNGNLRESGPLFSSVGLLGDTIVVNGATAPYLDVTTERVRLRVLNASNARVFDFGFADDREFALVGTDGGLLGQPYRMKRVMLSPGERAEIVVDVRPGERTVLRSFPPDLGADTWTERLNGGEDTFDVLQLRAADRLEERPELPSRLVDTPRLDPREAAETRQFTLSGTRINGDRMDMDRIDLTVTKGTTEVWEVTSQEALQHNFHIHDVQFQVIDVDGAPPPPHLSGWKDTVYLRPNTPVRLIARFADHADPDMPYMYHCHILYHEDEGMMGQFVVVEPGQKAGTPGGDHGGGHGGGHRGHG encoded by the coding sequence ATGCGCCCGCTCCGGCGAGTGCTGATCGCCGCCACGGTCGCCGTCGTGCTCCTCTGCGCGGCCGGCGTGGCGGGCGTGGTCTGGACGTTCAACTCCAGGACCGTCTCCACTGCTGGCAGTGTCGAGTTCGTCCACGCGCTGCCGGTGCCGCCGCTGGCGCCGTCCACCGTGGATGGCGAGGGCCGGCGGGTCTTCGAGCTGCGGGCGCGGGCCGGTCGGCACGACTTCGGCGACCGCACCGCCGACACCTGGGGCTTCAACGGGGCGTACCTGGGTCCGACCCTGCGCGCCTCCCGCGGAGAACAGGTCCTGGTGAACGTCCACAACGAACTCGACGAAGAGACGACCGTGCACTGGCACGGAATGCACCTACCGGCCCGAATGGACGGTGGCCCGCACCAGATGGTGCCGGCCGGCACGAGCTGGCATCCCACCTGGACGGTCGACCAGCCGGCCGCGACGCTCTGGTACCACCCGCACCCGCACGGCGAGACCGCCCGGCACGTCTACCGGGGACTCGCCGGAATGTTCATCGTCGACGACCCGGCGACCTCGGTCGCGCAGCTGCCCAACCGGTACGGCGTGGACGACGTGCCGGTCATCGTGCAGGACAAGCGGTTCTCCGGGAACGGAAACCTCCGGGAAAGCGGTCCACTGTTCAGCAGCGTCGGCCTGCTCGGCGACACGATCGTGGTCAACGGAGCGACCGCGCCGTACCTGGACGTCACCACAGAACGGGTCCGGCTCCGGGTGCTCAACGCCTCCAACGCGCGGGTCTTCGATTTCGGGTTCGCCGACGACCGCGAGTTCGCCCTGGTCGGCACGGACGGCGGCCTGCTCGGTCAGCCGTACCGGATGAAGCGGGTCATGCTCTCCCCCGGCGAGCGTGCGGAGATCGTGGTCGACGTCCGTCCGGGCGAGCGGACGGTCCTGCGCAGCTTCCCGCCCGACCTCGGGGCGGACACCTGGACCGAGCGGTTGAACGGCGGCGAGGACACCTTCGACGTCCTTCAGCTACGCGCCGCGGACCGGCTCGAGGAGCGTCCGGAGCTGCCGTCCCGGCTGGTCGACACGCCTCGGCTCGACCCCCGGGAGGCCGCCGAGACCCGGCAGTTCACCCTGAGCGGCACCCGGATCAACGGCGACCGGATGGACATGGACCGGATCGACCTCACGGTCACCAAGGGCACGACCGAGGTGTGGGAGGTGACGAGCCAAGAGGCGCTCCAGCACAACTTCCACATCCACGACGTCCAGTTCCAGGTGATCGACGTCGACGGGGCCCCGCCACCGCCGCACCTGAGCGGCTGGAAGGACACGGTGTACCTGCGCCCGAACACACCGGTCCGGCTCATCGCCCGGTTCGCCGACCACGCCGACCCGGACATGCCGTACATGTACCACTGCCACATCCTGTACCACGAGGACGAGGGGATGATGGGGCAGTTCGTGGTGGTCGAGCCGGGGCAGAAGGCCGGTACGCCGGGCGGTGACCACGGTGGCGGGCACGGCGGTGGACACCGGGGACACGGCTGA
- a CDS encoding SigB/SigF/SigG family RNA polymerase sigma factor, with protein sequence MTAPTITKSATTPAATEKLDPRALTDSAAELLNAMAALPADHPSRAALRDRAIEAWLPLANHLAHRYSGRGEPTDDLAQTAAVGLIKAIDKFDPSRGVDFAGYAIPTIIGELKRHFRDRTWDIRVPRRLQELRLAISDANSSLLQTLGRSPTVADIAAHLKLTEEEVLEGLEGARAYNAVSLSTPTGDGDRATELGDMLGGEDNEFELAELRVALGPALATLDEREQKILTLRFYGNLTQSQIADQIGVSQMHVSRLLARALTKLRGQLDGTY encoded by the coding sequence ATGACCGCGCCAACGATCACGAAGTCGGCGACCACACCCGCCGCCACCGAGAAGCTCGACCCGCGCGCCCTCACCGACAGCGCCGCCGAACTCCTGAACGCCATGGCCGCGTTGCCCGCCGACCACCCGTCGCGGGCCGCCCTGCGCGACCGGGCCATCGAGGCCTGGCTCCCGCTCGCCAACCACCTCGCCCACCGCTACAGCGGTCGCGGCGAGCCCACCGACGACCTGGCGCAGACCGCCGCCGTCGGCCTGATCAAGGCGATCGACAAGTTCGACCCGAGCCGGGGCGTCGACTTCGCCGGCTACGCCATCCCGACCATCATCGGTGAGCTGAAGCGGCACTTCCGCGACCGCACCTGGGACATCCGGGTGCCGCGTCGCCTCCAGGAGCTGCGTCTGGCCATCTCCGACGCCAACAGCTCGCTCCTGCAGACGCTGGGGCGCTCGCCGACGGTCGCCGACATCGCCGCCCACCTCAAGCTCACCGAGGAAGAGGTGCTGGAGGGCCTGGAGGGTGCCCGCGCCTACAACGCGGTGTCGCTGTCCACCCCGACCGGCGACGGCGACCGCGCCACCGAGCTGGGTGACATGCTCGGCGGCGAGGACAACGAGTTCGAGCTGGCCGAGCTGCGGGTCGCTCTCGGCCCGGCGCTGGCCACGCTGGACGAGCGTGAGCAGAAGATCCTCACCCTCCGGTTCTACGGCAACCTCACCCAGTCGCAGATCGCCGACCAGATCGGTGTGTCGCAGATGCACGTCTCCCGGCTGCTGGCCCGAGCGCTGACCAAGCTGCGCGGCCAGCTGGACGGCACCTACTGA
- a CDS encoding GOLPH3/VPS74 family protein: MLIADEFFLIAHGDSRGRARLNPTATGLGLAAALLGELVLSGRITVDKGRLSILDGPPPADALAGGVLAHLLGLRQHRTVRTWLGLLAGTAADAVGARLSRSGVVRRQEKRGLLRTTVDYVATDLNALAWPATRLLALLDRPHPPAVPDALLCGLVSATGLTRDVLWHADPRAQHRFGVLRPALPLPLRELVAHTEAAVGAAVLRG; this comes from the coding sequence TTGCTCATCGCGGACGAGTTCTTCCTCATCGCCCATGGCGACAGCCGTGGCCGGGCGCGGCTGAACCCGACAGCCACCGGCCTCGGCCTCGCTGCCGCACTCCTCGGCGAACTGGTCCTCAGCGGACGGATCACCGTGGACAAGGGTCGGCTGTCGATCCTGGACGGTCCCCCTCCGGCCGACGCGCTGGCCGGCGGCGTCCTCGCCCACCTGCTCGGACTGCGGCAGCACCGGACCGTCCGCACCTGGCTGGGCCTGCTCGCCGGGACCGCCGCGGACGCGGTGGGGGCGCGGCTGAGCCGGTCGGGGGTGGTACGCCGGCAGGAGAAGCGCGGCTTGCTGCGCACCACGGTCGACTACGTGGCCACCGACCTCAACGCGCTCGCCTGGCCGGCCACCCGGTTGCTGGCGCTGCTGGACCGCCCGCATCCGCCGGCCGTCCCGGACGCCCTGCTGTGCGGCCTGGTCTCGGCGACCGGGCTCACCCGCGACGTGCTCTGGCACGCCGACCCGCGCGCCCAGCACCGCTTCGGTGTGCTCAGGCCCGCCCTGCCGCTGCCGCTGCGGGAACTGGTCGCCCACACCGAGGCCGCGGTCGGCGCGGCCGTGCTCCGTGGCTGA
- a CDS encoding helix-turn-helix domain-containing protein codes for MTASPTVRRRRIARELRQLRERAGMTLDVAARQLDMSKSNLSRIENAQIGIKPRDVRAALALYQVTGADAEALVEIARGAQQRGWWQNYSDVLPEWFEFYVGLEAEAATLRTYEAEAVPGLLQTEAYAREIYRLTAGEEALERKVAARLQRQSVLRREAPVQMSVVLNEAVLLRPVGAPAVMTAQLAHIGRVAQLPNVAIQILPFTAGGHPAMSTPYVVLHFADAADDAVVYLDNLTMGLALEGAEHVRGYTLVHEKLCRMALSPADSLTRLEDASRYFE; via the coding sequence GTGACCGCCAGCCCCACCGTCCGTCGTCGTCGCATCGCCCGGGAACTCCGGCAGTTGCGGGAGCGTGCCGGGATGACCCTCGACGTCGCCGCGCGACAACTCGACATGTCCAAGAGCAATCTCTCCCGGATCGAGAACGCCCAGATCGGCATCAAGCCCCGCGACGTACGCGCCGCCCTGGCGTTGTACCAGGTGACCGGAGCGGACGCCGAGGCGCTGGTCGAGATCGCCCGTGGGGCGCAGCAGCGCGGCTGGTGGCAGAACTACAGCGATGTGCTGCCGGAGTGGTTCGAGTTCTACGTCGGGCTGGAGGCGGAGGCGGCGACGCTGCGGACGTACGAGGCCGAGGCGGTGCCCGGCCTGCTCCAGACCGAGGCGTACGCCCGGGAGATCTACCGGCTGACCGCCGGCGAGGAGGCGCTGGAGCGTAAGGTCGCCGCCCGGCTGCAACGGCAGAGTGTCCTGCGCCGGGAAGCGCCGGTGCAGATGTCGGTGGTGCTCAACGAGGCGGTGCTCTTACGCCCGGTGGGCGCCCCGGCGGTGATGACCGCCCAGTTGGCCCACATCGGCCGAGTGGCCCAACTACCCAACGTCGCCATTCAGATACTTCCATTCACGGCTGGCGGACATCCCGCCATGAGCACGCCGTACGTCGTCCTGCACTTCGCCGACGCCGCCGACGACGCCGTGGTTTACCTGGACAACCTCACGATGGGACTCGCTCTGGAAGGCGCCGAACACGTGCGGGGGTATACCCTGGTGCACGAGAAGCTGTGCCGGATGGCGCTTTCTCCAGCGGACTCCCTGACCCGACTTGAGGACGCTTCTCGTTACTTTGAGTGA